GCAGATCTAAAAAGTAAAATGTCCGATCCTTCAAGCATTTCTTTAAGGAGAAGAGTGTCTTCTAAAGCATATTGCTGTGCGTCTAGATATATTTTCTGCAAGAGGGGAGGAAGAGGAGATTCTGGTGTCCAGTGTTGTGATTTTAGATAAGCATCAATAATTGGAAATTCAGCAAAAGAAGAGGATAATATTTCTGAAGTTTTTAAGACGGGAACCGAGATTTCAGAACTTTTAAGAGAGAGATCTAAGACTCCTTCAACAACGTTTAAAGATAATTTTAGTCTAGGAGGAATTTTGTTTGTTGGAAAAGTAAAATGCACTTTGCCTTTTTCATCTTGTTTAAAAACAGTGATGATTTCTTCACCAGCTGAATGAGAAGCATTAACGACTATTGGCAATCCTTTAGATTTAAAAAGAGTTGTTTTTCCTTCACCGATTTGTTCTAAAAGGTCTTGGTAGTTCCAAGCTTTGATTGTAGCATCTGGTGCCAATCCTTGTGTTCGGTGGATGCCAACATTCTTGTGAGTAACTCCATGTTTCACTGTCTTGATCATGTCTGTGCCATGATTTTCTTCCACATCTTTTTCATAGACAATAAGCGTTACGCCTTTTCCACTATGGTTTTGATTACGGAATGAGAGACCTAAGAGTGCCTTATTTTGAGACTCTAGGACATGTTTGAATTTCGTCCATTTCATTGCGTAAGCATCATATTTGCCATGCATATAGAGACTCTGTAGGTACTTTTTAATTGCTACGTCTGAATCCAATGTATCATCTAGTCTAGTCATAAGCTCTCTGAGTAATTGATCTTGCTTTTTAACTATTCTATATCGAGTGTGATATTCTTTTTCAAAAAGAGGAATCAAATAAGGAAGGTTCTCTTTTCTGTAGTCATCATCCTTCAAAAGAATAAAAGTGGTGAGAGTATCAATGGTGTGGGGCATTCCACGGTATTTACTACGAAGTTTGGCATAATTTTTGCCACGCTCTGCAATTTCTTTTAAATTTTTCAGCAAATCATTTTCTACTGTAATATCACTAATTTCAAATAATCTTGCCCTCTGTTGCGGTGTTAAGGCTTTTAATGGATTAAGCTGCTCATCCAGAGTTTTATCTGTTTCAATTTTCTTGGATTGTAGAGCTGCTTTATATTTTGTTTGACTGCTATGATATTTTTTTATTCCTAATTCTTCGCGAAGACTGCTGGCAAAATTTGGTTGACCAACCAAAAACACACCACTAAGAGCAAGAGCAGAAGTTTTTAAATGTTTCATCCAATTGTTCTTTTCTTGACGGTCTAAGGACCTTTTTAAAAGGTCTTGGTTAGCAGTAACTAATTGCTGATAATAATTGAGATTGGCCTGCCGCATTTCGTGAATATTACCCCGCATTATGCTCTTTATGGCTTGGCTTTGATGCGTTCTCCACACACGATAAAGATCTTGAAGGTAATTCATTTGCACCTCGTGATTCTTCTAAATTATAGGACGATAATCTCTAAAAAAACTTAAAGATGTAGAAAGAGGGACTCTTAATAATTTTTATTATGAAGTTTAAAAGTTTTTTTAAGTCCTCTGCATAAAATTTCTTATCCTTTTCTTCTTCTTTGCAACATTTTTGCCTAACACCTTGAAAAACAATCATTTGCGAATATTAGTACACGTAAGATTGGGTGTGGATAAGTCTGTGGGTAGTCATTTTCCCATAAAATATCCATTGACTCCCATTTAATCCCATGCTATCCCATAGATATCCAGTTTTGGTAGGTAATGGGTTTTATTTGTGGAGTACTTGGGGAATTATGACCCTTTTCTTGTCAACTTTTGAAAATAAGATAGATAAGAAAGGACGTGTCTCCGTCCCCGCAGCCTTCCGTGCAGCTTTGTCGTCAGAAAGTTTTCAAGGATTTGTTGCGTTTCGTTCCTATAAATTTCCAGCGATTGAATGTTGTAGTTTTAGTCGGATGCAGCGTTTAAGTCAGAGCGTCGATGCTTTGGATCTTTTTTCCGATGCTCAAGATGACCTTGCTGCGACAATTTTTGCTGACGCTCAACAAATTCCCATTGATGGGGATGGACGTGTAATTTTGCCAAAGATGCTTCTTGATTATGCTCATCTTGAAGAACAGATAGCTTTTGTTGGGCGTGGCGCAACTTTTCAAATATGGGAGCCTAAAGCTTTTGCGTTATTGCAAGCTAAGGCTCGAGCGAGCGTCAAAGAGCATCAAGTCACTGTTAAGTTACGTAACGATTTATCTCCCGGTGGAGGGACTAGAGCATGACGCACATAGCTCCATCCCTCCATTCTCCTGTGCTCCTCAATGAAGTTCTTTACTACCTTGCGCCAAAAGATGGAGAAGTCATTATTGATGGTACCTTTGGGGGAGGAGGGTATTCAAAAGCTATTCTTGAATCATCCTTATGTGTAGTAAAAGCGGTTGATCGCGATTTAGAGGCGGTTGAGCGTGGGCGAGAATTTGAAAAGAAATATCCTGATCGTTTTTCTATCATTGAGGGTAGGTTTGGCGCAATGGACGATTTGTTCTCGGATCGTATCGGCAAAATTGATGGAATTGCGCTTGACATAGGAGTTTCTTCTTATCAATTAGATCAGAGAGAGCGTGGATTCTCTTTTCGGTTAGATGGCCCTTTGGATATGCGTATGAGTCAAAAAGCAACGCTCAGTGCTGCTGATGTTGTGAATACTTATAAGGAAAAAGATTTAGCAGATATCATTTATCGCTATGGGGAAGAACGGCATTCTCGCGCTATTGCTCGCAAGATTGTCCTCGAAAGACAAAAACAACCTGTTACGACAACATTACAATTGGCGGAGATTGTGCGATCAGTCGTAAGGTCTGCAAAACATGATATTGATCCTGCTACAAAAACATTTCAAGCACTGCGCATTTACGTAAACGATGAGCTCGGCGAGTTAGAAAGAGGTCTATTGGCTTCCGAAAAGCTTTTAGCGGAAGGGGGACGTTTAGTTGTTGTGTCCTTTCATTCTTTGGAAGACCGCATTGTGAAGCAATTTATGCAAAAACGTTCGGGTAAGGCTTCTCAAGGATCCCGTCATAGTCTTGGGGCCACTAAAGTCGCAACTCAAGCAGAGTTTAAACTGCTAACGAAAAATGTCGTCAGGCCAAGTGATGAAGAATCAAGACGAAACCCACGCGCACGTTCGGCGCGCTTAAGGGCTCTTATGAGACTCAAAATAGCCAAAACTACTAAGGAGGTGTAAATGAGACGCAGTACCATTTTCACAGCTGTATTTATGGTGGCATTATTAGGTGTTGCAACATACAATATCAAACAATGTGTATTGAGTATCGAAACAGAATTGGCCCGAATTCATCAGAATATGCTTGGGTTAGAAGAATCGACGAGTCTCTTAAAGGCAGAGTGGAGCTATTTGAATGAGCCTCAGCGGTTGCAAATTTTAGCAGAGAAGCATTTAAATGTTCAACCTGCTCATGGTTATCAAATAGTTTCTTTGAAAGACTTACCAAACAAGACAGTATTTGAAGAAGGTTCTATACATTTAATCAAAGGCGAAGGTTAAAACGATTAATGGAAGAGGCATTATTAAACGTTCAAAAAATGAAAATGCTCCAGCGCGGTGCGTTGGATATAGCGAGAACACGTTTATTAATGGCGAGCGCTGTTTTTGTTTTCGCTATTTTGGCTATATGTGGTCGTCTCTTTGATCTTACGGTTTTACGTTCAACCCATGAACCTACTTTAGCAGAACAAGATCTTTCTAAAGGATTTAAAACAGGTCGCGCTGAAATTGTAGATCGCGTTGGTAACGTTTTAGCAACAACAATTACAACTTCATCTCTGTATGCTAATGCGCGCGTTGTTCAAAACTATGACGAAGTTGTTAAAAAATTAAGAACTGTTTTGCCTGCAGTTGGCAGTGATGCATTGCTGAAGCGTCTGCAATCAAAGAAGAGTTTTATTTGGATAGCGCGTCACTTGACTCCCCAACAAAAAGAAAAAGTCCTTAGACTTGGGATTCCAGGTTTAAATTTTATGTCTGATCAACGTCGTATTTATCCCCATGGTTCATTGGTATCCCATATTTTAGGTGTTACGAACGTTGATAACCAAGGGATCGCTGGCATTGAAAAGAGTATGGATTCTTATCTCACTTCCAACCAGGAGCCTCTTCAGCTTAGTGTGGATTTGCGAGTACAGCACATCGTGCGTGATGAACTGGCAAAGGGAGTTGCTGAGTTTAATGCTGATGGTGCTGCGGGAATGGTGATGGATATAAAGACAGGTGAAGTTGTCGCCATGGTATCTCTCCCAGATTTTAATCCCAATCACCCCAATGATTGCCCAAAGGATAATCATTTCAATAAATTGACCCTTGGTACTTATGAGATGGGTTCTACAATGAAAGCTGCTACAATAGCCATGGCTTTAGAGTATGGTGTTGCAAAGCTTTCTACGGTTTATGATGTGACCCATCCAATACATATTGGTCGATTTAAGATTACGGATAACCACCCAAAGGGTAGACCTTTAAACGTTGCTGAGATCTTTGTTTATTCCTCAAATATTGGAGCGGCCCAACTTGCGTTAGCAACTGGGATTTCTCGTCAAAAGGAATTCTTAAAGAGTTTAGGATTGTTTGAGCCATCCTCTATTGAATTAAAAGAAATAGGAGTTCCTTTGGTCCCCAGACACTGGCGTGAGACGACTGCTATCACAGTTTCCTATGGATATGGTATGTCCATTACACCTTTACATTTAGTTTCTAGCATTGCTACTTTGGCAGGGGGCGGGACAAAAGTTATGCCTACTTTACTACGCCAAAAGACTGATTTAGAGCCAGGAGTCCGGGTTATTTCTCAAGAGAATTCACGAAAGATCTTGCAATTAATGCGGCATGTGGTAAGCGATGGTACTGCCAGGAAGGCAAATGTTCCTGAATACTTTGTTGCGGTAAAAACAGGAACACGTAAAAAGCTTTCTGGGCGCGGTTATAGTGATGACCATGTGGTCACAACTCTGGTAGGGGTTGTGGGTGAGACGGCGGACACCCCAAAATACGTGATATTTATCATGATAGATGATCCAAAAGCTTCGAAACAAACCTATGGTTTTAATGCCGCTGGCTGGAATGCTGCAGTGGTAACCAAGAATATTATCTCAAGGATGGGACCTGTGTTGGGAATGATGCCAAATCCAATCAAAGAAATGGAGGATGCCGATCCATTTTTCCGTACAGTTAGCTTTGGAGGAAAGCATTGAAACTCAGTGCCTTATTAGATGAAAGCCAACTCAACGGATTAGACTTTGAAGTTACTGGGGTCTCATCGGATTCTCGTTTAACAAAGACAGGTGAGCTTTTTATTGCGCTTAAACCTTTAAATGGTTCAAGCAATCTTCCCTATATTAAAGAAGCGATTGAAAAAGGTGCTTGCGCTATTCTCAAAGGGCTGGATGAAGATCTAAAAGATTTAGATTCATCTCTGCTGAATAAAGTCAAAATCATAGCAGTAGAAAATCCACGCTTCGTTCGTTCGCGTATTGCTGGAAAATTATATCCTGGCGTACCTGAGTCTCTTGTGGCAGTGACGGGGACAAACGGTAAAAGCTCTGTAGCTTCCTTTTGTCGTCAAATTTGGACTCAATTAAAGCACACTGCTTGTTTTATGGGAACAACAGGTCTTGATTGTCCAGAGAATTTGAAAGAACTCTTACCTGAGGTTAAACAAACGTCTGTTGATGCTTTTGTTTTGCATCAAGCTCTTTCAGATATGCATCGCCACGGTGTAACGCACGTGAGTATGGAAGCATCCAGCCATGGTCTCGATCAATATCGTATGGATGGTATACGGTTTAAATCCGCAGGTTTTACTAATATCGAACGCGACCACCTTGATTACCATCAAACGATGGAACGTTATTTTTCAGCTAAAAAGCGTCTTTTTAGCGATCTTATAGCCCCTAATGGTGTTGCTGTTTTAAATGCTGATGTTAAAGAATTTAAACCTTTACAAGAACTCTGTCGTCATCATGATGTACGCTATATGAGTTATGGCTGGCAAGGACAGGAACTGCGTCTTTTAAAGATTAAGCCTCATGCAAATGGTCAAACGATCGACCTAGAGGCATTTGGTAAAACGCACCAAATTAATTTACCGTTGATAGCCGAATTTCAAGCAATGAATGCTCTTTGTGCAACGGGTCTTGTCGTTGGTGCTGGGGATTCCATAGAAGATGTTCTTCCTTGTCTAGAAAAATTAAAGACCGTGAGTGGACGCATGCAAAAAGCAGGCGAAACTCCCAAAAAGGGCATCGTCTATATTGATTATGCTCAAAATATAGATGGTATGCGCACAGCTTTAAAGACTATCAGACCTTATACAAAACGAAATCTTACCGTGATTTTTGGTTGCGGAGGAGGACGTGATTTGAGTCGACGAGAAGGCATGGGGATTGCTGCACGAGAAGGTGCAGATCGGGTGATCATTACCGATGACAATCCGAGATATGAAGATCCTCAGTTGATTAGGACGTCTCTCTTAAAAGGCTGTCCTGACGCTATAGAAATTCCCAACCGCTCTGAAGCAATTCGTCACGCCCTTTCCACACTGGAAGAAGGGGATATATGTTTAATTGCCGGTAAGGGGCATGAACGCGAAGAAATTGTGGGCGATCAACGGATCCCCTATAACGATTTTGAAGAAGCTCAAAAGATTTTGCTAGCCATTGGAGGAACCTGCTCATGACAATACTCTGGACATCTCATGAAGTTGCACAGGCAACTGGGGGCACTCCTAGTTGCGAATGGCAAGCAACAGGCTTTACGATTGATTCAAGAGAAATAAAAAAAGGGGACTTGTTCATTGCTCTCAAAGGACCGATTCATGATGGGCATGACCATGTGCAAGAAGCTTTTGAGAAAGGGGCCGTAGCTGCCATTGTTAATGAAGATTTTAAAGGACAATATAACGTAGTACGCGTAAAAGACACGCTCCAAGCGCTTAATGATTTGGCTTATGCATCAAGAAAGCGCACACAGGCTAAAATCATAGCGGTTACAGGTAGCTTTGGTAAAACGAGTACAAAAGAAGCTTTAAAATTGGTCCTCGGTCATCAAGGAAAAGTGACGGCCAGCGAGAGAAGTTTTAATAATTTTTGGGGGCTGCCATTAAGTCTTTGTCAGCTTCCTCAAAGCTTTGATTATGGTGTCTTTGAAATAGGGATGAATTATCCTAACGAAATTACGCCATTGTCTAAATTAGCGCGTCCTCATATTGCTCTCATCACCACTGTAGAAAAAATGCATATTGAAAATTGCGGTTCCTATGAGGGTGTTGCAGATGCAAAAGCTGAAATCTTTGAAGGTATGGATCCTGGAAGTAAGGTGATTTTAAAGAAAGATAATCCCATGTTCCATCGTCTTGAAGAGAAAGCTAAGAGCAAAGGTCTTGACGTTGTTACTTTTGGTAGCGATCCAACTGCTGATGCGCGTTTACATGAGAATTTTTATCGAGATGGACGTCTTTTTGTTCGAGCAACGGTTGGCAGTCGTGAACTTGAATATGCTGTACCTGCAGTGGGAGAGCATTGGGCCTATAACAGTTTAGCGGTATTGACGGCAGTCTGGTTGCTGGGAGGTAATGTTGAATTAGCTGCCGCAAGTCTTTCTCAATTTCAACTCTTAGATGGTCGTGGAGCAGTTCGCGAATTTAAGGTTGATGGGGGGAGTATTACAGTTATCGATGATAGTTACAACGCAGGACCTGGATCTATGTCTGCAGGTATTAAAACCTTAGGAAGGCTTAATCCTGGACCTGAAGGACGACGTATCGCCGTGATGGGTAATATGGCTGAGCTTGGTGATTTTGCTAAAGAGCTGCATGAAGCTTTAGTCGACGAGTTAGTTGCTAATCATGTAGATAAAGTATTTACAACAGGTAATTTGATGGCGCATCTCTTTGCTAAATTACCTGAGTCTATGCAGGGCTATCAAAATGATGACTTGGATGATCTTGCAAAGAAGATTTGTTCTTTTGTTCGCCCTGGTGATGTTTTGCTTGTTAAGGGATCACGTGGCATGCGTGCTTATCGTGGTAGGATGTCTAAAATTGTAGATGCACTTGAAGCGCTCAATCATGAAAAAATAAAGAAGAGTGCTTAAAGGATGCTTTATAATTTATTAGCACCACTCTCTGTTCAATTCCCAGTTTTCAACCTTTTTCGCTATATTACGTTTAGAACGGGTGGAGCTATCCTTACTGCCTTACTAATTAGCTTTATTTTTGGTCCTTACTTTATTCGATGGCTAAAATCTAAACAAAAAGAAGGTCAACCAATTCGCAAAGAAGGTCCGCAATCGCATCTTGTTTCAAAAAAAGGAACTCCAACAATGGGAGGCTTTTTAATTCTTGTGGCTCTTATTTTTAGTACGTTTCTTTGGGCAGATTTAAGCAATGGTTTCGTTTGGATTGTTGTAGGAGTAACTATAATATTTGGGGGCCTTGGAGCAGCTGATGATTATCTTAAGTTGTCTCAAAAAAATAGCAAAGGGTTGCCAGGAAAACTCAAGTTGATAGTGCAATTTTCTACAGCATTTTTGGCAGCCTATGCACTGACTCATGTGATGCATGTACCAAATGCAACAGGCTTAGCTGTTCCTTTCTTGAAAAGTTTTATGTTTGATCTTGGATGGTTTTATCTACCCTTTGCATGCATAGTTATTGTGGGATCATCCAATGCCGTTAATCTAACAGATGGTTTGGATGGTTTAGCAATCGTACCAGTGATTTTAGTGGCATTATGTTTTGCTGTGATTGCTTATTTGGTGGGTAACCATATTTTTGCAAATTACTTGCAACTTAATCAAGTGCCTGGAAGCGGTGAGCTGACAGTTTTCTGTGGTGCACTCATCGGAGCTGGTCTTGGATTTTTATGGTTTAATGCCCCCCCTGCCATGGTGTTTATGGGAGATACTGGTTCTCTCTCTATGGGAGGTGCTCTTGGAACGATCAGTCTTATTACAAAACATGAGATCGTTCTGGCTATTATTGGGGGGCTTTTTGTCGTTGAAACGATTTCAGTGATTCTTCAGGTGCTTTATTTTAAAGCAACAGGTGGAAAACGCATTTTCTTAATGGCTCCCTTACATCATCACTTTGAAAAAAAAGGTTGGGCTGAGCCAACTATTGTTATACGGTTTTGGATTATTGCGGTAATCTTAGCTTTAGTTGGACTTTCAACCTTGAAGTTACGTTAATGGGCGGGTCTTTAGAACTTCAGGATCAATGCTTTGCGGTGGTAGGTCTTGGAAGATCTGGTCTCGCAGCTTGTCAAGCTTTAAGAGCGCGTGGAGCGAGTGTCTATGCTTGGGATGATCAATCTAATTATTACGAACTTGTAAAAAATTTAGGGTGCATTATATCGCCTTATGAAGAATGGCCATGGCAGAATTTTCAAGCCACGATTCTCAGTCCAGGAATTCCTCATCATCTTCCAGTACCTCATCCTGTTGCTAGACTAGCTCAAAAAAACAAAGTGCCTATTATTGTAGACGTTGATTTACTTTTTAAGTGGGAGTCCCATGCCAAATTTATTGGTATTACTGGTACCAATGGAAAATCAACAACAACAGCCCTTGTCGGTCATATTCTCGATAATGGAGGTCTAAAGGTTGCTGTGGGAGGAAACATAGGTGTTCCTGCTCTCAGTTTACCCTCGATGGGGGAAAGAGGAGTTTATGTGCTTGAGCTGTCAAGTTACCAGTTGGAAAGACTACCATCTTTAAGTTTGGACACTGCCGCGCTCATTAATATTACACCTGATCATCTAGAACGTCATGGTTCTATTGAACAGTACGCTCAAGCGAAAGAACTGATCTTTGGTGCAGAGGGCCTCAAGAATGCTGTTGTTAGCATTGATGATAATTATTCATCAGATATTTTTAAACGTCTTGAAAAAAAGTCCAGCATTCAGCTCATTAGTGTTGGGCGAGACAAAAGTTCGTTGCTACGAATTACGGACGATGGATTGACGGATAATGCTTGGGGAGCAGGAAAAATTGTCTTTAATTTTAGAGATCTCAGCTGGGCTTTAGGACATCATAATTGGCAAAATGCAGCGATTTCTTATGCTATTGCTCGATGCCAAGGATTAAGTTTTGATGAAACCTTGAAAGGCCTCCAAAATTTTCAGGGATTAGCCCATCGAATTGAAAAAGTTTGTGAAAAGCGGGCGATTACTTTTGTCAATGATAGTAAGGCTACTAATGTGGAGGCTGTTGGCAAGGCTCTTGCATGTTTTAGTAACATTTACTGGATTGCGGGAGGAAAGCCAAAGAATGAGCCTTTAACGCCCTTAGAAAAATTTTATCCCAATATTAAAAAAGCCTATTTAATTGGTGAGGCTCAAGAAAGCTTTGCAAGACAATTGAATGGGAAGCTTGATTATGAATGTAATGGTACTCTTGAAGAGGCTGTCAATGCTGCCCATAATGATGCGCTGCGTGCTCATAAAAATGCAGTGATTTTGCTTTCACCAGCATGCGCAAGTTTTGACCAATTTCGTGATTTTGAAGAGCGGGGAACTATATTTAAAAATCTGGTGCAACAGCTTTGTGTAGAGAAAGCGTCATGAGGGATCTTACTTAATGGCGACTTTTGCACGCAGTGATAATAGTGTTTTAGGCCGGTGGTGGTGGACCATCGATCGATGGCTTTTGTCTGCAATTATTGCATTAATAGCGATTGGTTTTTTTCTTACCATGGCAGCAAGTCCATCTGTAGCTAATCATCTAAACTTAGATCCTTTCTATTTTGTGAAACGACACTCGTTTTACCTTGTGCCTGTGCTTATCACTTTGGTTAGTACATCTCTTTTGTCCTTAAGAAACATTCGGCGAGTTTCGTTGTTAATATATTTTATGGGGTTACTTTTAATTGCTATGACTTTGTTTTCAGGATCGGAAATAAAGGGAGCAAGGCGCTGGATAAGTTTTATGGGGTTGTCTCTACAGCCGTCAGAGTTTATTAAGCCTGCACTTGTTATTCTCTGTGCTTGGATGTTGTCAGAACGCAAATTGAATCCAGATTTTCCTGGTTACGTAGCAGCCTTTGTATTTTACGGTTTCGTTATATTTTTGCTTGCTTTACAACCTGACATGGGAATGGTGATCTTGGTTTCAACAGTCTTCTTTGGTCAATTATTTTTAGCCGGATTGCCTTTGTTATGGGTCGGTGTATCAGGAGTCATAGGGCTACTAGGATTAGGAGGGGCTTACCTCGTTTTTCCCCATGTGAGTCATCGTATCGATCGATTTTTTAATCCTAATTTAGGCGACCGCTTTAGCGAACGTTATCAAGTGAGTCAGTCACTGGAAGCGTTTATGAATGGAGGTTTTTGGGGACAAGGACCTGGTGAAGGTACAGTAAAAAAATATTTACCAGATGCTCATGCTGACTTTATTTATGCTGTGGCTGGGGAAGAATTTGGGTTGTTCTTTTGTCTCATTATTTTGGGTCTCTTTTTGTTTATCGTTTTGAGAAGTTTTGCGCGTGTTTTGTCAGAAGACAATTTATTTATTTTACTTTCTGTGGCAGGGTTGGCTGCAGAATTTGGTTTGCAGGCCATGATTAATATTGCGTCTACGACCAATCTGATTCCCACAAAGGGGATGACTTTGCCCTTTATTAGCTATGGCGGATCTTCGTTGATTGCTCTTTCTATCGCTATGGGAATGATCCTGGCTCTTACGAAGCGTCGCAATAAAGGACGGTGGTTATGAAGTATTCTATTGCAATTGCTGCCGGAGGGACGGGAGGACATGTTTTACCAGCAAAAGCCCTTGCTTTAGAGTTGATAAAGCTTGGTCACAAGGTTCTGTTTATGACGGATCCTCGCGGAAATAGCTATTTACAAAACTCTGAGCCTTTTTCGGTTGAAGTTCTACCATTGCCTCTGAGAAGAAATGGGAAGGGTAAAGTTCTTTTTTATTGGGGCTTATTAAAAAGTTGTCTTACATCATTTAAACTAATCAAAAGCAGAAACATTCAAAGCGTCATAGGGTTTGGAGGATATCCTTCTTTCCCTTTATTAACAGCAGCTGTGTTGTTTAGAGTGCCTATAGTTCTTCACGAGCAAAATGCAGTTTTAGGACGCGTTAATCGTCTGTTCTTGCC
The sequence above is drawn from the Candidatus Nucleicultrix amoebiphila FS5 genome and encodes:
- a CDS encoding S8 family serine peptidase, with protein sequence MNYLQDLYRVWRTHQSQAIKSIMRGNIHEMRQANLNYYQQLVTANQDLLKRSLDRQEKNNWMKHLKTSALALSGVFLVGQPNFASSLREELGIKKYHSSQTKYKAALQSKKIETDKTLDEQLNPLKALTPQQRARLFEISDITVENDLLKNLKEIAERGKNYAKLRSKYRGMPHTIDTLTTFILLKDDDYRKENLPYLIPLFEKEYHTRYRIVKKQDQLLRELMTRLDDTLDSDVAIKKYLQSLYMHGKYDAYAMKWTKFKHVLESQNKALLGLSFRNQNHSGKGVTLIVYEKDVEENHGTDMIKTVKHGVTHKNVGIHRTQGLAPDATIKAWNYQDLLEQIGEGKTTLFKSKGLPIVVNASHSAGEEIITVFKQDEKGKVHFTFPTNKIPPRLKLSLNVVEGVLDLSLKSSEISVPVLKTSEILSSSFAEFPIIDAYLKSQHWTPESPLPPLLQKIYLDAQQYALEDTLLLKEMLEGSDILLFRSAGNEGLTMIKGNKPGLKKVMESHQELLDHTLLVGDWDISKSAISSYSNQAGDYSDMFLLAPGKYQIRDVGDNIYEFIPKGGTSTASAIASAIATKLRGAFPDLTYSEIKEALLKGANKDDIKDYNPNIHGQGIINFKGAMAEAHKIRAQKMLIQQS
- the mraZ gene encoding division/cell wall cluster transcriptional repressor MraZ, yielding MTLFLSTFENKIDKKGRVSVPAAFRAALSSESFQGFVAFRSYKFPAIECCSFSRMQRLSQSVDALDLFSDAQDDLAATIFADAQQIPIDGDGRVILPKMLLDYAHLEEQIAFVGRGATFQIWEPKAFALLQAKARASVKEHQVTVKLRNDLSPGGGTRA
- the rsmH gene encoding 16S rRNA (cytosine(1402)-N(4))-methyltransferase RsmH, which encodes MTHIAPSLHSPVLLNEVLYYLAPKDGEVIIDGTFGGGGYSKAILESSLCVVKAVDRDLEAVERGREFEKKYPDRFSIIEGRFGAMDDLFSDRIGKIDGIALDIGVSSYQLDQRERGFSFRLDGPLDMRMSQKATLSAADVVNTYKEKDLADIIYRYGEERHSRAIARKIVLERQKQPVTTTLQLAEIVRSVVRSAKHDIDPATKTFQALRIYVNDELGELERGLLASEKLLAEGGRLVVVSFHSLEDRIVKQFMQKRSGKASQGSRHSLGATKVATQAEFKLLTKNVVRPSDEESRRNPRARSARLRALMRLKIAKTTKEV
- the ftsL gene encoding cell division protein FtsL; this encodes MRRSTIFTAVFMVALLGVATYNIKQCVLSIETELARIHQNMLGLEESTSLLKAEWSYLNEPQRLQILAEKHLNVQPAHGYQIVSLKDLPNKTVFEEGSIHLIKGEG
- a CDS encoding peptidoglycan D,D-transpeptidase FtsI family protein, which produces MEEALLNVQKMKMLQRGALDIARTRLLMASAVFVFAILAICGRLFDLTVLRSTHEPTLAEQDLSKGFKTGRAEIVDRVGNVLATTITTSSLYANARVVQNYDEVVKKLRTVLPAVGSDALLKRLQSKKSFIWIARHLTPQQKEKVLRLGIPGLNFMSDQRRIYPHGSLVSHILGVTNVDNQGIAGIEKSMDSYLTSNQEPLQLSVDLRVQHIVRDELAKGVAEFNADGAAGMVMDIKTGEVVAMVSLPDFNPNHPNDCPKDNHFNKLTLGTYEMGSTMKAATIAMALEYGVAKLSTVYDVTHPIHIGRFKITDNHPKGRPLNVAEIFVYSSNIGAAQLALATGISRQKEFLKSLGLFEPSSIELKEIGVPLVPRHWRETTAITVSYGYGMSITPLHLVSSIATLAGGGTKVMPTLLRQKTDLEPGVRVISQENSRKILQLMRHVVSDGTARKANVPEYFVAVKTGTRKKLSGRGYSDDHVVTTLVGVVGETADTPKYVIFIMIDDPKASKQTYGFNAAGWNAAVVTKNIISRMGPVLGMMPNPIKEMEDADPFFRTVSFGGKH
- a CDS encoding UDP-N-acetylmuramoyl-L-alanyl-D-glutamate--2,6-diaminopimelate ligase, with protein sequence MKLSALLDESQLNGLDFEVTGVSSDSRLTKTGELFIALKPLNGSSNLPYIKEAIEKGACAILKGLDEDLKDLDSSLLNKVKIIAVENPRFVRSRIAGKLYPGVPESLVAVTGTNGKSSVASFCRQIWTQLKHTACFMGTTGLDCPENLKELLPEVKQTSVDAFVLHQALSDMHRHGVTHVSMEASSHGLDQYRMDGIRFKSAGFTNIERDHLDYHQTMERYFSAKKRLFSDLIAPNGVAVLNADVKEFKPLQELCRHHDVRYMSYGWQGQELRLLKIKPHANGQTIDLEAFGKTHQINLPLIAEFQAMNALCATGLVVGAGDSIEDVLPCLEKLKTVSGRMQKAGETPKKGIVYIDYAQNIDGMRTALKTIRPYTKRNLTVIFGCGGGRDLSRREGMGIAAREGADRVIITDDNPRYEDPQLIRTSLLKGCPDAIEIPNRSEAIRHALSTLEEGDICLIAGKGHEREEIVGDQRIPYNDFEEAQKILLAIGGTCS
- a CDS encoding UDP-N-acetylmuramoyl-tripeptide--D-alanyl-D-alanine ligase — encoded protein: MTILWTSHEVAQATGGTPSCEWQATGFTIDSREIKKGDLFIALKGPIHDGHDHVQEAFEKGAVAAIVNEDFKGQYNVVRVKDTLQALNDLAYASRKRTQAKIIAVTGSFGKTSTKEALKLVLGHQGKVTASERSFNNFWGLPLSLCQLPQSFDYGVFEIGMNYPNEITPLSKLARPHIALITTVEKMHIENCGSYEGVADAKAEIFEGMDPGSKVILKKDNPMFHRLEEKAKSKGLDVVTFGSDPTADARLHENFYRDGRLFVRATVGSRELEYAVPAVGEHWAYNSLAVLTAVWLLGGNVELAAASLSQFQLLDGRGAVREFKVDGGSITVIDDSYNAGPGSMSAGIKTLGRLNPGPEGRRIAVMGNMAELGDFAKELHEALVDELVANHVDKVFTTGNLMAHLFAKLPESMQGYQNDDLDDLAKKICSFVRPGDVLLVKGSRGMRAYRGRMSKIVDALEALNHEKIKKSA
- the mraY gene encoding phospho-N-acetylmuramoyl-pentapeptide-transferase, which produces MLYNLLAPLSVQFPVFNLFRYITFRTGGAILTALLISFIFGPYFIRWLKSKQKEGQPIRKEGPQSHLVSKKGTPTMGGFLILVALIFSTFLWADLSNGFVWIVVGVTIIFGGLGAADDYLKLSQKNSKGLPGKLKLIVQFSTAFLAAYALTHVMHVPNATGLAVPFLKSFMFDLGWFYLPFACIVIVGSSNAVNLTDGLDGLAIVPVILVALCFAVIAYLVGNHIFANYLQLNQVPGSGELTVFCGALIGAGLGFLWFNAPPAMVFMGDTGSLSMGGALGTISLITKHEIVLAIIGGLFVVETISVILQVLYFKATGGKRIFLMAPLHHHFEKKGWAEPTIVIRFWIIAVILALVGLSTLKLR